The following are from one region of the Candidatus Trichorickettsia mobilis genome:
- a CDS encoding N-acetylmuramoyl-L-alanine amidase has translation MKSQDNSKIEELENLNINTTYLRKNAENFSLAPKGQEQDIEFNKCNYYTDRKANISAQYIVHTYSVGTLENTLAKMVLAEDQNITLTRGSGVSVHYVIDMDGTIYPLVPDNKKPWATGVGNLTSKSTLNHNIEAIKNDMNNFCIAIMSINDGKSPLTQKQYESNLKLTSHLVETHHINPEQVIALADWAPGRHIAPGPYFPWGNFAKNGIGLWADIERKKDPEVIVSYKQKPISEEVEHIQQALQELSQKYSTGNNLSEVVKQYCQTSKSFKEEFSAARIKDIDSQLTNGLGMVGIPNEKDYEGHLGSATLSEMLCFNLHHLGEQIINSPLQQVYDQGLWKDSSDSEARGLLGEWNANSQSILDAILDS, from the coding sequence ATGAAATCGCAAGACAACTCTAAGATTGAAGAGCTAGAAAACCTAAACATAAATACAACTTATCTAAGAAAAAATGCAGAAAATTTCTCGCTTGCTCCAAAAGGACAAGAACAAGACATAGAATTCAACAAATGTAATTATTATACTGATCGGAAAGCCAATATTTCGGCTCAATATATAGTCCACACATATTCCGTTGGTACTTTAGAAAATACATTAGCTAAAATGGTTCTAGCTGAGGATCAAAATATTACTCTAACAAGAGGCTCAGGAGTATCAGTACATTATGTTATTGATATGGATGGTACCATATATCCGCTAGTGCCTGACAATAAAAAACCATGGGCTACTGGGGTCGGTAACTTAACAAGCAAGAGTACACTAAACCACAATATTGAAGCTATAAAAAATGATATGAATAATTTTTGCATAGCTATTATGTCAATTAATGATGGCAAAAGCCCCTTAACCCAAAAACAATATGAGTCTAATCTAAAATTAACTAGTCATTTAGTTGAAACTCATCATATTAATCCTGAGCAAGTGATAGCACTTGCAGATTGGGCTCCAGGTCGTCATATCGCACCTGGTCCATATTTTCCTTGGGGAAACTTTGCTAAAAATGGTATAGGATTATGGGCGGATATTGAACGTAAAAAAGACCCTGAAGTGATAGTATCTTACAAACAAAAACCTATTTCCGAAGAGGTTGAACATATACAGCAAGCTTTGCAAGAATTATCACAAAAATATTCTACTGGTAACAACTTATCAGAAGTAGTAAAACAATACTGTCAAACCTCAAAAAGCTTTAAAGAAGAATTTTCTGCTGCAAGAATTAAAGATATTGATTCCCAATTAACAAATGGCCTAGGAATGGTAGGAATACCGAATGAGAAAGATTATGAAGGACATTTAGGTTCTGCTACTTTATCCGAAATGCTGTGCTTTAACCTGCACCATCTTGGAGAACAAATTATTAACTCACCGCTTCAACAGGTATACGATCAAGGATTATGGAAAGATTCTTCTGATTCTGAAGCTAGAGGACTACTTGGTGAGTGGAATGCTAATAGCCAAAGCATATTAGATGCTATTCTAGATAGTTAA